The window CGACGATCTCGTGTCCCGAGGCGATCAGCTCGGCCAGTGACGGCACGGCGAAGTCGGGAGTTCCCATGAAGGCTAGGCGCATGGCCACGCCTTTAGACCGTGGGGCGGATTACATCCAGCGCGTATAGACGCCGCCGCCCTCGTCCCACTCGCCGCCCGCATCCAGGGCGTCGTCGAAATCGAGCAGACGGTCCAGCAGCAGACCCGCCACCACGCCGACGGCGGCGACGGCGACAATGGTGGCCAGGCTGGCCGCGCCCACCTTCTGGTTGCGGGTCAGGCGGCGACGGCCGCGCGGGTCGATGATCGTGGTCTTGCGGGCCATCAGGCGGCGAGCCTTGCGTTCTTCTTGACCTTGGCGACGGCGCGTTCGCGACGCAGGCGCGACAGGTGGTCGATGAACAGGACGCCGTTCAGGTGATCCAGTTCGTGCTGGAAGCAGACGGCGTAGAGACCCTCGATCTCTTCCTCGATCTGCTGGCCCGAGTAATCCAGATAGCGGACGCGGATGCGGGCCGGACGCTCGACGGCGTCGTAATAGTCGGGCACCGACAGGCAGCCTTCTTCGTAGGCGTACATCTCGTCCGAGGCCCAGATCACCTCCGGATTGACGAAGAAGCGCGGGTTGCGACGGGCCAGTTGCAGGTCCTCGCTTTCCTCGGCCTCGGGGTCTTCCGACGCGCCCTCGACCGGCTTGTCGCCCAGGTCCATGACCACGACGCGCTTCAGCTCGCCGATCTGTGCGGCGGCCAGGCCGATGCCCGGCGCGGCGTACATGGTCTCCAGCATGTCGTCCATGAGGGCGCGCAGCGCGTCGGTCACGCCGCCCTCGACGGGGGGAGAGACGGCCTTGAGGATCGCCAGGTCGGCGGCGTTATCGATGGTGAGGATGCGACGAATAGCCATGGCCCGCAGGTAGGGTGCGAAGCCTCGAACGTCAAGAATTACCGAGTGCGGCGCTTGGTCTTGTCCCGGCGCCGCACCCGTATGCGAAGAGGCTCACACCGCCGGCAGGGCGCGCGGCTTGCGGTCGGAATCGATGGCGACATAGGTGAAGACGCCCTCGGTCACGCGCACCGACTGGGCCTCGGGCTGACCGCGCGAGCGCTTCCACGCCTCGACGTGGACGCGGATCGAGGTGCGGCCGGCGTGGACGACTCGAGCGTAGATCGACACCTCGTCGCCGACGGAGACCGGCTGGTGGAAGACCATGCCGTCCAGGGCCACGGTGGCGCAGCGGCCGTTGGCGCGCTCGAAGGCCGGGGTGGCGCCCGCAAGGTCCATCTGGGCCAGCAGCCACCCGCCGAAGATGTCGCCTTCGGGGTTGGTGTCGGCGGGCATGGCGATGACGCGGCCCACGGGCTGGCCTTCGGGAAGCTGGGCGGGGAT of the Brevundimonas pondensis genome contains:
- a CDS encoding acyl-CoA thioesterase, translated to MTDVDKIPAQLPEGQPVGRVIAMPADTNPEGDIFGGWLLAQMDLAGATPAFERANGRCATVALDGMVFHQPVSVGDEVSIYARVVHAGRTSIRVHVEAWKRSRGQPEAQSVRVTEGVFTYVAIDSDRKPRALPAV
- a CDS encoding peptide deformylase, with the translated sequence MAIRRILTIDNAADLAILKAVSPPVEGGVTDALRALMDDMLETMYAAPGIGLAAAQIGELKRVVVMDLGDKPVEGASEDPEAEESEDLQLARRNPRFFVNPEVIWASDEMYAYEEGCLSVPDYYDAVERPARIRVRYLDYSGQQIEEEIEGLYAVCFQHELDHLNGVLFIDHLSRLRRERAVAKVKKNARLAA